A window of the Nitrospirota bacterium genome harbors these coding sequences:
- a CDS encoding heavy metal translocating P-type ATPase — translation MSDPESLADPVCGMIVEPATAAGSHVHKGATYYFCNPRCLDQFRSNPEKYISAAPSTERTPDSPSPASHLPPPVSRLAPHASRPTEYTCPMHPEVRQKGPGSCPLCGMALEPVEIAAEEEANPELQTMTLRFWIGLAFTLPLFLLSMSDLIPGQPVQHGVAPSILAWIQMGLATPVVLWGGAPFFARGWASIRRRSPNMFTLIATGTGVAYVYSVAASAYPSALPVSFRGHMGETPVYFESAAVIVTLVLLGQVLELRARSRTGQAIRSLLALAPKTARIVREDGREEDVPLEQIQRGDRLRVRPGEKVPVDGTVVEGTSSVDESMVTGEPIPVEKKAGDRVTGATINGTGSFVMTAERVGRETLLAQIVRMVSDAQRSRAPIQKLADQVSSYFVPAVVAASALTFAVWAMIGPEPRLAYALVNAVAVLIIACPCALGLATPMSIMVGTGRGAGTGVLFKNAEALEILEKVDTLVVDKTGTLTEGKPRLMSISPRAGLDEAELLRLSAGLERGSEHPLAAAIIAGAEVRKIPLGEVTGFISFIGKGVSGTVGGRHVALGNARLFEDLRIDLTPWSSEADKLRATGQTVMFVAVDGRASGLLGVADPIKASTPEAIRSLREEGIEVVMLTGDTQSTAQTVAAQLGLTHVEAEVLPEAKRQIVNRLQEEGRVVAMAGDGINDAPALAQAHVGIAMGTGTDVAIQSAGVTLVKGDLRGIMRARRLSRATMKNIRQNLFWAFAYNALGVPLAAGVLYPVFGLLLSPMIASAAMSLSSVSVITNALRLRKVSLHIR, via the coding sequence ATGTCTGACCCCGAATCCCTTGCCGACCCTGTTTGCGGCATGATCGTGGAGCCCGCTACAGCGGCGGGGTCGCACGTTCACAAAGGGGCGACCTACTATTTCTGCAACCCCCGCTGCCTCGACCAATTCCGCTCCAACCCCGAAAAATATATTTCTGCGGCGCCATCGACTGAGCGCACTCCGGATTCCCCATCCCCCGCGTCACACCTCCCTCCCCCCGTCTCTCGCCTCGCGCCTCACGCCTCTCGCCCCACGGAATACACCTGCCCCATGCACCCGGAGGTCCGTCAGAAGGGGCCGGGATCGTGCCCGCTCTGCGGGATGGCCCTTGAACCGGTGGAAATCGCGGCGGAAGAGGAAGCCAATCCCGAACTTCAAACCATGACCCTGAGGTTCTGGATCGGCCTGGCTTTCACGCTTCCCCTTTTCCTCCTATCGATGTCCGACCTCATTCCCGGCCAACCCGTTCAGCATGGAGTTGCTCCTTCAATCCTGGCTTGGATTCAGATGGGACTGGCAACACCAGTCGTCCTGTGGGGTGGAGCGCCGTTCTTCGCGCGCGGCTGGGCATCCATCCGCCGCCGAAGCCCCAACATGTTCACGCTCATCGCCACCGGCACGGGCGTCGCCTACGTGTACAGCGTCGCCGCCTCCGCCTACCCCTCGGCCCTTCCCGTAAGTTTCCGCGGCCACATGGGGGAAACGCCGGTGTACTTCGAATCGGCGGCCGTCATCGTCACGCTCGTCCTCCTCGGCCAGGTGCTGGAACTCCGCGCCCGCAGCCGAACCGGTCAGGCCATTCGATCCCTGTTGGCCCTCGCTCCCAAAACCGCGCGGATCGTTCGCGAGGACGGCCGGGAAGAGGACGTCCCGTTGGAACAGATCCAGCGGGGTGATCGACTCCGTGTCCGTCCCGGAGAAAAAGTCCCCGTGGACGGGACCGTTGTCGAAGGGACCAGCTCGGTGGACGAATCGATGGTGACGGGCGAACCGATTCCCGTCGAAAAGAAAGCGGGCGATCGCGTCACCGGCGCCACGATCAATGGAACGGGATCGTTCGTGATGACGGCCGAACGCGTGGGAAGGGAGACCTTGCTCGCTCAAATCGTGCGAATGGTATCCGACGCCCAGAGAAGCCGCGCGCCGATTCAGAAATTGGCGGACCAGGTTTCCTCCTATTTCGTGCCGGCCGTGGTCGCCGCCTCCGCCCTCACGTTCGCCGTGTGGGCGATGATCGGCCCGGAACCTCGTCTCGCCTACGCGCTCGTCAACGCCGTCGCCGTTTTGATCATTGCCTGCCCCTGCGCCCTGGGCCTCGCCACACCGATGTCCATTATGGTGGGCACGGGGCGCGGCGCCGGCACCGGCGTGCTTTTCAAGAATGCCGAAGCCCTCGAGATCCTGGAAAAAGTGGACACGCTCGTTGTGGACAAGACCGGCACGCTCACCGAGGGGAAACCGCGGCTGATGTCCATTTCCCCCCGCGCCGGGCTCGATGAGGCGGAACTCCTTCGCCTCTCGGCCGGCCTCGAACGCGGAAGCGAACATCCTTTGGCCGCGGCGATCATCGCAGGCGCGGAAGTTCGGAAGATTCCCCTCGGCGAGGTCACCGGTTTCATCTCCTTCATCGGCAAGGGAGTCAGCGGGACGGTTGGAGGCCGCCATGTGGCGCTTGGAAACGCGCGACTCTTTGAAGACCTCCGCATCGATCTTACGCCGTGGTCGTCGGAAGCCGACAAATTGCGGGCGACCGGCCAGACGGTCATGTTTGTCGCCGTGGACGGCCGGGCGTCGGGACTCCTGGGCGTCGCGGACCCCATCAAGGCATCGACCCCCGAGGCGATCCGGTCCCTACGCGAAGAAGGCATCGAGGTGGTCATGCTGACCGGTGACACCCAGTCCACCGCCCAGACCGTGGCCGCTCAACTGGGGCTCACGCACGTGGAGGCCGAGGTGCTGCCGGAGGCGAAGAGACAGATCGTGAACCGGTTGCAGGAGGAAGGGCGCGTCGTCGCCATGGCGGGCGATGGCATAAACGATGCCCCGGCGCTGGCCCAGGCCCACGTGGGGATCGCCATGGGAACGGGGACGGACGTGGCGATTCAGAGCGCCGGGGTGACCCTCGTCAAAGGAGACCTGAGGGGGATCATGCGCGCCCGGCGACTGAGCCGGGCTACAATGAAAAACATCCGGCAGAATCTGTTCTGGGCGTTCGCCTATAACGCGCTCGGCGTCCCACTCGCCGCAGGCGTCCTCTACCCGGTCTTCGGCCTGCTCCTATCTCCCATGATCGCCAGCGCTGCCATGAGCCTCAGCTCCGTCTCCGTGATCACCAACGCCCTCCGCCTCCGCAAGGTAAGCCTGCATATTCGGTGA
- a CDS encoding amidohydrolase family protein codes for MRKSKVLLSFILILCLASCAKRATLVRYSDSEGGLTVVRNVRVFPATGADALPGHDVWVVNGVIEVVLPTGRTPPPVGAQIVDGTGKTLLPGLIDVHVHVEGSPRPAWDMGLPNPRTNVRQLLYAGVTTAFDLGGPLKLLGKLRADIEKGSLPGPDLYYSGPHVAIKNGHPAAMVSMIVPGPFDRMVRPHVSFEVESEKDIDAALAEIRKLGGYLVKVTEDEIPLGAPMLPPALLAHAVRQAHEMGFKVAAHIGSNANALAAVDAGVDMLVHNVYREVLMPDTAERIRQAGVAVAPTIGVFHSIDLLAYEGPDTWPLMIQMVEPEVLEALRNRPKEWELKEIRPWLAAVHANREQRFRNAAMLREHGVTLLVGSDSANMGWPAGAAIHREMDYLVRAGYTPSEVLTAATRNNARAMGLTDRGTIEPGKRADLLLVEGDPTQDIEAVHRIAAVLAAGREIARGVPSPRP; via the coding sequence ATGCGAAAATCCAAAGTCCTCCTCTCATTCATCCTGATCCTGTGTCTCGCTTCGTGCGCGAAGCGGGCGACCCTCGTCCGCTATTCCGATTCGGAAGGCGGACTGACCGTTGTTCGGAATGTCCGGGTCTTCCCCGCCACCGGCGCCGATGCCCTGCCCGGACACGATGTGTGGGTGGTCAACGGCGTCATCGAAGTCGTCCTGCCCACCGGACGCACTCCGCCGCCCGTGGGAGCACAAATCGTGGACGGGACGGGCAAGACTCTGCTGCCGGGGCTGATCGACGTGCACGTTCATGTCGAGGGAAGCCCTCGGCCCGCATGGGATATGGGCCTCCCGAATCCTCGGACGAACGTTCGGCAACTCCTATACGCCGGCGTTACCACCGCCTTCGATTTGGGCGGTCCGCTCAAACTCCTTGGAAAACTTCGTGCCGATATCGAAAAGGGAAGTCTGCCGGGTCCGGACCTGTATTACTCGGGTCCCCACGTTGCCATCAAGAACGGCCATCCGGCGGCGATGGTCTCGATGATCGTGCCCGGCCCGTTCGACCGCATGGTCCGTCCACACGTCTCCTTCGAAGTCGAATCGGAGAAGGACATTGATGCGGCGCTGGCGGAAATTCGAAAGCTGGGTGGATATTTGGTGAAGGTGACCGAGGATGAAATTCCACTGGGTGCGCCCATGCTCCCGCCGGCACTTCTCGCACATGCTGTTCGCCAGGCCCACGAGATGGGTTTCAAGGTCGCCGCGCACATCGGCAGCAACGCCAACGCCCTTGCGGCCGTGGACGCCGGCGTGGACATGCTCGTCCACAATGTCTATCGTGAGGTTCTGATGCCGGACACGGCGGAGCGGATTCGCCAGGCCGGCGTGGCGGTCGCTCCCACCATCGGAGTGTTCCATTCCATCGATCTTCTCGCGTACGAAGGACCGGACACATGGCCCCTGATGATTCAAATGGTCGAGCCGGAAGTTCTTGAGGCGCTCCGAAACCGGCCGAAGGAATGGGAACTGAAGGAGATCCGGCCATGGCTCGCGGCCGTGCACGCCAATCGCGAACAACGGTTCCGCAATGCCGCGATGCTGCGCGAACACGGCGTGACACTCCTGGTCGGGAGTGATTCGGCCAATATGGGGTGGCCGGCCGGCGCCGCGATTCATCGGGAGATGGATTACCTCGTGCGGGCGGGATACACGCCCTCGGAAGTGCTGACCGCCGCCACACGGAACAATGCGCGTGCGATGGGCCTCACGGATCGGGGCACAATTGAGCCGGGAAAACGCGCCGACCTTCTGCTGGTCGAGGGCGATCCCACTCAAGACATTGAAGCGGTCCACCGCATCGCCGCGGTGCTGGCGGCCGGTCGGGAAATCGCACGGGGTGTCCCTTCCCCCCGGCCATGA